A single region of the Gorilla gorilla gorilla isolate KB3781 chromosome 1, NHGRI_mGorGor1-v2.1_pri, whole genome shotgun sequence genome encodes:
- the CNKSR1 gene encoding connector enhancer of kinase suppressor of ras 1 isoform X2: MVRELLREPAGLSLVLKKIPIPETPPQTPPQVLDSPHQRSPSLSLAPLSPRAPSEDVFAFDLSSNPSPGPSPAWTDSASLGPEPLPIPPEPPAILPAGVAGTPGLPESPDKSPVGRKKSKGLATRLSRRRVSCRELGRPDCDGWLLLRKALGGFMGPRWRRRWFVLKGHTLYWYRQPQDEKAEGLINVSSYSLESGHDQKKKYVFQLTHDVYKPFIFAADTLTDLSMWVRHLITCISKYQSPGRAPPPREEDCYSETEAEDPDDEAGSHSASPSPAQAGSPLHGDTSPAATPTQRSPRTSFGSLTDSSEEALEGMVRGLRQGGVSLLGQPQPLTQEQWRSSFMRRNRDPQLNERVHRVRALQSTLKAKLQELQVLEEVLGDPELTGEKFRQWKEQNRELYSEGLGAWGVAQAEGSSHILTSDSTEQSPHSLPSDPEEHSHLCPLTSESSLRPPDL; encoded by the exons ATGGTGAGGGAGCTGCTGCGGGAGCCAGCCGGACTCAGCTTAGTGCTGAAGAAGATCCCAATACCGGAGACCCCCCCACAG ACGCCCCCTCAGGTCCTGGACTCCCCGCACCAGAGGAGCCCATCACTGTCTCTGGCCCCACTGTCTCCCAG GGCCCCATCTGAAGACGTCTTTGCCTTTGACCTGTCTTCAAACCCCAGTCCCGGACCCAGCCCTGCCTGGACAG ACTCTGCCTCCCTTGGCCCTGAGCCCCTGCCCATCCCCCCGGAACCCCCAGCCATACTCCCAGCAGGGGTAGCAGGGACTCCAGGGCTCCCTGAATCCCCTGACAAG AGTCCTGTTGGTCGGAAGAAATCAAAAG GCCTGGCGACCCGGCTGAGCCGCCGGCGGGTGTCATGCCGTGAGCTGGGCCGGCCGGACTGTGATGGCTGGCTCCTGTTGCGAAAGGCACTGGGCGGCTTCATGGGCCCGCGCTGGCGCCGCCGCTGGTTTGTGCTCAAGGGACACACACTCTACTGGTACCGCCAGCCCCAG GATGAGAAGGCTGAGGGCCTCATCAATGTCTCCAGCTATAGTCTGGAAAGTGGACATGATCAGAAGAAGAAATA TGTGTTTCAGCTTACCCATGATGTGTACAAACCCTTCATCTTCGCTGCTGATACCCTGACAGATCTGAGCAT GTGGGTGCGTCATCTCATTACCTGCATCTCCAAGTACCAGTCTCCAGGCCGGGCCCCCCCACCCCGAGAGGAAG ACTGCTACAGTGAGACCGAAGCAGAGGACCCGGACGATGAGGCTGGGTCCCACTCAGCCTCG CCCAGCCCTGCTCAAGCTGGGAGTCCCCTCCATGGAGACACATCACCTGCAGCCACCCCCACACAGCGCAGCCCGCGGACCTCCTTTGGCTCTCTGACAG acagcagtgaagaggCACTGGAAGGAATGGtacgggggctgaggcagggtggCGTGTCCCTCCTAGGCCAGCCACAGCCCCTGACCCAGGAACAGTGGCGGAGCTCTTTCATGCGGCGCAACCGAGACCCTCAGCTCAATGAGCGAGTGCACCGTGTGCGGGCGCTACAGAGCACACTCAAG GCAAAGCTGCAGGAGCTGCAGGTCCTAGAAGAAGTGCTGGGTGACCCTGAGCTGACAGGAGAGAAGTTCCGCCAGTGGAAGGAGCAGAACCGGGAGCTGTACTCAGAGGGCCTGGGGGCCTGGGGAGTGGCACAGGCTGAAGGCAGCTCCCACATCTTGACCTCTGACTCCACAGAACAGTCCCCCCACTCCCTGCCCTCTGACCCTGAAGAGCACTCCCATCTCTGCCCCCTGACCTCAGAGAGCAGCCTCCGACCTCCTGACCTCTGA